The following proteins are co-located in the Fusarium verticillioides 7600 chromosome 7, whole genome shotgun sequence genome:
- a CDS encoding ATP-dependent rRNA helicase SPB4 gives MASEKVKKRSPRAWDALNPPLAEWIRDAVATMGFSQMTPVQAATLPHFLGNKDVVVEAVTGSGKTLAFLIPLVQKLLRLSEPTKKHHVAAIIVSPTRELAAQIHTVLVNLLQFHEASAEILPHLKGDEKRPSTTVPAIVPQLLVGGTTTTAQDLSFFLRNSPNVLISSPGRLVELLSSPHVHCPQSSFEVLVLDEADRLLDLGFKPDLQKILSHLPKQRRTGLFSASVSEAVGEIIRVGLRNPVKIEVKVKMKDGGILEDRKTPASLQMAYMVKPASQKLPALAELLRQLPIKPQRSIVFLSTCAAVDYFQHVLPAILPEGFALVPLHGKHPAKVREKNFNRFLNSVTPTILLTTDLAARGLDIPQVDLVVQIDAPSDPKAFIHRSGRAGRAGRKGLAVVMLHPGREEDYVQFLEIRKTPILKLEKPAVFTSEEDAVAATKKMRDLVLTDRALFDKAQKGFVSWARSYGAHQATSIFRAADLDWADLGNAWGLLRMPRMPELKGWKGDKMCGLEIDWDNYAYKEKTREQARKAALEEEKSGEKKDKSDETKRKRKNNEAWSAKHEKEDERVERREKRRKRREAEATSKMTDEEKVKQMELNELIAEVRRQNREKAAAEAAAAKKDKEDEFAGFDD, from the exons ATGGCTTCAGAAAAGGTGAAAAAGAGAAGCCCGAGAGCTTGGGATGCTCTTAATCCCCCTCTTGCAGAATGGATTCGCGATGCTGTCGCAACCATGGGCTTTAGCCAAATGACACCCGTCCAAGCTGCAACATTACCGCATTTCCTTGGAAAcaaagatgttgttgttgag GCAGTCACTGGTAGTGGAAAAACCCTTGCCTTTCTCATCCCGCTTGTACAAAAACTTTTGCGACTTAGCGAACCCACGAAGAAGCATCATGTTGCTGCGATAATCGTCTCTCCTACTCGCGAACTGGCTGCTCAGATTCATACTGTTCTTGTAAATCTGTTACAATTCCACGAAGCTTCGGCTGAAATACTCCCGCACCTCAAAGGCGACGAAAAACGACCTTCTACCACTGTACCCGCCATCGTCCCCCAGCTGCTCGTTGGGGGCACCACGACCACCGCCCAAGATCTGAGCTTCTTCCTTCGAAACAGTCCTAATGTTCTTATCTCCTCGCCCGGCCGACTTGTCGAACTCCTGTCTTCACCTCACGTCCACTGCCCTCAATCCTCTTTCGAGGTTCTCGTTCTCGATGAGGCCGATcgacttcttgatcttggctttaAGCCTGATTTGCAGAAAATCCTATCACATCTTCCCAAACAAAGAAGAACGGGTCTTTTCAGCGCCAGTGTTAGTGAGGCTGTTGGAGAGATCATCCGAGTTGGTTTACGAAATCCCGTCAAGATTgaagtcaaggtcaagatgaaggatggcGGAATTCTTGAAGACAGGAAAACACCTGCCAGTCTCCAGATGGCATATATGGTCAAGCCTGCGAGTCAAAAACTGCCTGCCCTGGCAGAACTTCTTCGACAATTACCTATCAAACCCCAACGGAGCATTGTTTTCCTGTCAACATGCGCTGCTGTCGATTACTTCCAGCATGTTCTGCCTGCGATCTTACCAGAGGGCTTTGCGCTAGTACCTTTACATGGGAAGCACCCGGCTAAAGTACGAGAGAAGAACTTCAACCGCTTTTTGAACTCTGTTACCCCTACAATACTACTCACAACCGATTTGGCAGCTCGTGGATTAGATATTCCTCAGGTTGACTTGGTGGTTCAGATCGATGCTCCTTCAGATCCCAAGGCGTTCATTCACCGTAGTGGAAGAGCTGGTCGTGCAGGCCGAAAAGGTCTGGCTGTGGTTATGTTGCACCCTGGGCGAGAGGAGGACTACGTGCAATTTTTGGAGATTCGCAAGACACCAATTTTAAAGCTGGAGAAGCCAGCCGTTTTTACATCAGAGGAGGATGCTGTGGCTGCTacaaagaagatgagggacCTAGTGTTGACGGATAGAGCACTTTTCGACAAGGCTCAGAAGGGATTTGTGAGTTGGGCTCGAAGCTACGGCGCTCATCAGGCAACATCTATCTTCCGCGCAGCTGATCTCGACTGGGCTGATCTCGGCAATGCATGGGGCCTGCTTCGCATGCCCAGGATGCCTGAGCTCAAGGGCTGGAAGGGCGACAAGATGTGTGGTCTCGAAATCGACTGGGACAATTACGCCTACAAGGAGAAGACACGCGAGCAAGCACGAAAAGCAGCTCTCGAAGAGGAAAAGTccggagagaagaaggacaagagcGACGAGACAAAGCGAAAGCGAAAGAACAACGAAGCATGGAGCGCTAAGCACGAaaaggaggatgagagagtTGAGCGCAGGGAGAAGCGACGTAAGCGCcgtgaggctgaggccaCATCCAAGATGACGGACGAAGAAAAGGTTAAGCAAATGGAGCTAAACGAACTCATCGCCGAGGTCCGGAGACAGAACCGCgaaaaggctgctgctgaagctgcggcggccaagaaggacaaggaggatgAGTTTGCGGGCTTCGATGACTAA
- a CDS encoding phosphatidate cytidylyltransferase, producing the protein MSFRSKIPETPRVISPSPTPSERDAADYMGPVTRSAARRRTPTPQPLEEEPDEDLSESPEFRRARTRSRSPIDTQAVTRLTRRTSTAAKAGKVSKDTIPEEQATSNGALVSNGNGKSTTSNGHLAPPQPATPVGWSWRDFSRSPSPLGLIPIHRHWRTFVHKHEVPRKVLHVSIGFFVIWLYVTGTQTTSVTPWLMSALIPIAATDWLRHRYASVNRLYVKVLGALMRESEYSGWNGVIFYLLGAWVVLYGFPKDVGIMSVLLLSWCDTAASTFGRLWGRYTPRLRRGKSLAGSTAAFLVGVGTSYFFYGWLVPTVGPFPGDENFLFKGVLSLPKTICEAVGVSKEQTTISGALALGVMSLWSGFVASASEVVDIFGWDDNLTIPVLSGLGIWGFLKVFS; encoded by the coding sequence ATGTCCTTCCGATCCAAGATCCCGGAGACCCCCCGCGTCATCTCGCCGAGTCCCACCCCATCCGAGCGCGATGCCGCCGATTACATGGGCCCCGTTACACGCTCGGCTGCCCGGAGACGGACACCCACGCCGCAGcccctcgaggaggagccCGATGAGGATCTATCCGAGTCCCCCGAGTTTCGACGCGCCCGAACCCGCAGCCGCTCGCCGATCGATACACAGGCCGTGACGCGCTTGACGAGGCGTACGAGCACTGCTGCTAAGGCGGGCAAGGTGTCCAAGGATACTATTCCAGAGGAGCAGGCGACGTCTAATGGGGCGCTCGTCAGTAACGGCAACGGAAAGTCCACGACATCAAATGGCCACCTTGCGCCGCCTCAACCTGCAACACCGGTGGGATGGTCCTGGCGTGACTTTAGTCGAAGTCCCAGTCCCTTGGGCCTTATCCCTATCCACCGACACTGGAGAACCTTTGTACACAAGCACGAGGTACCCCGCAAGGTGCTCCACGTGTCGATCGGTTTCTTCGTTATCTGGCTCTACGTGACGGGAACTCAGACTACATCAGTCACACCGTGGCTCATGTCAGCGCTCATCCCAATCGCTGCCACTGACTGGCTCCGACACCGATATGCGTCCGTCAACCGTCTCTATGTCAAGGTCCTCGGTGCTTTGATGCGCGAGAGCGAGTACTCTGGCTGGAACGGTGTGATCTTCTACCTCCTCGGTGCCTGGGTCGTCCTCTATGGCTTCCCCAAGGATGTTGGTATCATGAGCGTTCTCTTGCTCAGCTGGTGCGACACCGCTGCCAGCACCTTCGGTCGACTTTGGGGCCGATATACCCCCCGTCTTCGCAGGGGCAAGTCTCTTGCTGGCTCGACTGCTGCTTTCctcgttggcgttggcaCATCGTACTTCTTCTACGGCTGGCTCGTCCCTACAGTTGGCCCATTCCCTGGTGACGAGAACTTCCTCTTCAAGGGTGTTCTCTCGCTGCCCAAGACCATCTgcgaggctgttggtgtctCCAAGGAGCAGACAACCATCTCTGGAGCCCTCGCGCTCGGTGTCATGAGCTTGTGGTCCGGCTTTGTCGCTTCTGCCAGTGAAGTAGTTGACATCTTCGGTTGGGATGATAACCTGACGATTCCCGTGCTCAGCGGTCTTGGTATTTGGGGCTTCCTCAAGGTCTTCTCTTAG
- a CDS encoding vesicle-fusing ATPase, with the protein MNRPFRPHPGQQGAPPRAARLHVETIEDKTLRTRFVYNNKCAVSPEDFPPNRDGSDHHILIRGGQPVGEYVVTATPIPGFPRGGISLTDAQRTWAGITMRDEFIGEIYNPFSARSDAYLGTVELSITFRTQSKKTDVPYDEDELSKLFIDSYQNQVLAPGQRMLMDHRNIPLLVIVESVVLTGLDTSSEAEQKSQDPNARGILIPQSKVFFHAKTGDGFKLKPSVNKPNASAIFAPSFKFDDLGIGGLDTQISTIFRRVFASRIFPPGIVAKMGIDHVKGLLLYGPPGTGKTLIARQLGKTLNAHEPKIVNGPEVLNKFVGQSEENIRKLFADAEKEYKQKGDESGLHIIIFDELDAVCKQRGSGSGGGTGVGDTVVNQLLAKLDGVDKLNNILLIGMTNRKDMIDEALLRPGRLEVQLEISLPDEEGRFGIIKIHTSKFVKNDILDHDVDLAELARLTKNYSGAEIAGLVKAAAASAFSRHTDANQITVTKDIEHMKVKWSDFLLALSEVRPAYGASDTDLEAVLHSEIIHYSPDIQNILNDVLGVSHMVQEHPKHHKSSIIFHGAQGSGKTALAAHIAKLSDIPFIRIITPHKLLEYRDDIAKSEFITKTFNDAQKSAVSLLILDSIEKLIGWNPIGPRFSATIANTISALVAKDAVQGHRLLIFATTSKLSILEELELAKDFSRDVYVPTVSSLRELKTVLQSRGGVAAGSADQTLARIYEHAGGDQVGVGIKPIMEFIAEAEMSEDSDLFVNKFSNSVVKRIQSQRIR; encoded by the exons ATGAATCGTCCATTCCGCCCTCATCCAGGGCAACAGGGAGCTCCGCCTCGGGCAGCACGGCTGCATGTCGAGACCATCGAAGATAAGACTCTCAGAACCAGATTCGTTTACAACAACAA ATGCGCCGTGTCCCCCGAAGACTTCCCTCCCAACCGAGATGGCTCTGACCATCATATCCTCATCCGTGGCGGACAGCCTGTTGGCGAATACGTCGTCACTGCCACGCCTATTCCAGGCTTCCCGAGAGGCGGTATCAGTCTCACCGACGCTCAGCGAACATGGGCCGGCATCACCATGAGGGACGAGTTCATCGGCGAGATCTACAATCCATTCAGCGCTCGTTCCGATGCGTACCTTGGCACTGTCGAGCTTTCGATCACTTTCAGAACCCAAAGCAAGAAGACAGACGTTCCCtacgatgaggatgagctctccaagctcttcattgACTCGTACCAGAACCAAGTGCTTGCTCCTGGGCAGCGCATGCTTATGGACCATCGCAAcattcctcttctcgtcATTGTCGAGTCCGTGGTACTCACGGGCTTGGACACGTCTTCAGAAGCGGAACAGAAGAGCCAGGACCCCAATGCTAGAGGTATCCTGATTCCCCAGAGCAAGGTGTTCTTCCACGCCAAAACAGGAGATggcttcaaactcaaacctTCAGTGAACAAGCCCAACGCTAGCGCAATCTTCGCTCCCAGTTTCAAGTTTGACGATCTTGGAATTGGTGGTTTAGACACTCAGATTTCCACCATTTTCCGCCGTGTGTTTGCGTCTCGTATTTTCCCTCCTGGTATAGTCGCCAAGATGGGCATTGATCACGTCAAGGGACTACTACTTTATGGTCCCCCAGGAACTGGTAAAACCCTGATTGCCCGACAATTGGGCAAAACTCTAAACGCTCACGAACCTAAGATCGTCAACGGTCCCGAAGTGCTAAACAAGTTTGTGGGCCAGTCCGAGGAGAATATCAGAAAGTTATTtgcagatgcagagaagGAGTACAAGCAAAAGGGAGACGAGAGCGGccttcacatcatcatctttgatgagcttgatgctgttTGTAAGCAGCGAGGTTCCGGATCTGGTGGCGGCACAGGAGTTGGTGATACTGTTGTCAACCAGCTCCTTGCCAAGCTCGATGGTGTGGATAAACTTAACAATATCCTTTTGATCGGCATGACCAATCGAAAGGATATGATCGATGAGGCTCTGCTACGACCTGGTCGTCTAGAAGTCCAGCTAGAGATCTCTCTTCCTGATGAAGAGGGTCGATTCGGTATCATCAAGATTCACACCTCCAAATTTGTCAAGAACGACATCTTGGACCATGACGTCGACTTGGCTGAGCTTGCCCGCCTTACCAAGAATTACTCTGGTGCTGAAATTGCTGGTCTGGTCAAGGCAGCGGCAGCCAGTGCATTCTCTCGCCACACTGATGCCAACCAGATCACTGTTACAAAGGATATCGAGCACATGAAAGTCAAGTGGAGCGATTTCTTACTGGCTCTCAGTGAGGTCCGGCCTGCATACGGTGCCTCCGATACGGATTTGGAGGCGGTTCTCCATTCTGAAATTATACATTATTCGCCTGACATCCAAAACATATTGAACGACGTGCTTGGTGTTTCGCACATGGTCCAGGAGCATCCTAAACACCATAAATCTTCGATCATTTTCCACGGCGCTCAGGGCAGCGGCAAAACAGCCCTCGCTGCACACATCGCAAAGCTTTCAGACATCCCTTTCATCCGGATCATCACGCCccacaagcttctcgagtATCGCGATGACATAGCCAAGTCGGAATTTATCACGAAGACCTTCAACGATGCGCAGAAATCGGCCGTCAGTCTTCTGATATTGGACAGCATCGAAAAGCTGATTGGATGGAACCCTATTGGGCCTCGATTCTCGGCAACAATAGCCAATACAATATCTGCTTTGGTCGCCAAAGACGCTGTTCAG GGCCACCGCCTCCTTATCTTTGCAACGACTTCTAAACTCAGTATtctcgaggagctcgagtTAGCCAAGGACTTCTCGCGGGATGTATACGTGCCAACAGTATCGAGCCTTCGTGAACTGAAGACAGTTCTGCAATCAAGGGGCGGCGTTGCGGCTGGAAGCGCCGATCAAACCCTCGCTCGTATCTATGAGCATGCTGGAGGGGATCaagttggagttggcatCAAGCCAATCATGGAATTCATCGcggaggctgagatgagcGAAGACAGTGATCTCTTCGTCAATAAATTCTCGAACTCGGTAGTGAAGAGGATACAAAGCCAGCGGATTCGGTAG